The Acidobacteriota bacterium genomic interval TAATCTCGATGCTTTCCTCAAAGTTTATCAAATGGCCAGGTGAGATATAAACAGGCTTTACATTTTCTCGTGTTCTTAAGGAAACACCCACTATTTCTTCTTTTTTATTTTTCATATATTTAAATGCCCCTATATAGTTTTCTGGAATTTCTGTGGGATAGAAAGGTTTCTTTGCGCATCCAATCGTAGGAATGTTTAAAAGAATCCCCATATGGGATGCAATTCCAATTTTTCTCGGATGCGCAATTCCATTTCCATCTACTATAAGTAAATCCGGTAAAATATGGAGTTTTTTAAATGCATTAAGTAAACATGGTATTTCTCTAAAGGAAAGTAGGCCGGGAATGTAAGGAAATGAAATAGGCTGAGTGGAGGTTTTGAATTCCACCATTTTCAGAGTGTCTAAATTTAAAATAGCAATTATCCCTATAGATTTATTATGTTTACTGTAGCTAACATCAGCTCCCCCAACATGCTCAATTTTTCTTTTAAATTTGACAATCTTTACCCTTGGAGCCAATTTTTCCTGGACTTCTATAGCATCTTTATAGCTTTTAGGAATTATAAATTCTTCCATCAATTTTAAAAAAATTATATAAATTTTATGTTAAGCACGTAAAGTTTTATTGAAGAAGAATTTAGTTTATCTTTTATGGGCAGGAAGGGTGGCCAAGAAAACCGTCACGAATGCGGAGCGGGCATGGTTTTCCCGAGACTTTAGGCTCGGGAAAGAGCGGAGCATGAGTGCCGAGCTGTAATTTTCCTCGCTGGGGAAAATACAGCGTGTTTTCGGGTCACCCTTGCTGCCCAAATTATTTACCACCATAAAACTTTACGTGCTTCAGCAATTCTACTTTGCTTGACAATTTATGCGAATTAATATAAATTTATTAAGATCTAAAGGTAACATTAAATGAGAGTTAATATATTGGATATTCCCAATGAGGGGTTGGAGATTGTACAAGAATTTAAATTTGAAGATTTCATGCTTCTTGAAAAAAATTCTTATTTTCTTGGACCAGCCCAGGTTAAAATAAAAATAACAAAGAAAGCTGAAAAAGCTATAATAGAAGGACAGATTTTTACTCAAATATCTTTGATATGTAGTAGATGTCTTTCTGATTATACAATGGAAATAAATTCTTCATTTAATCTGGTTTATTACCCAATGGAACAATTTTTGAGCGAAGAACTGAAAGAAAAGGAATTGAGAGAAAAAGATCTAGAATCATTATATTACAGAAATAATGAGTTAAATATAGATTCCATCATTTTAGAACAGATAAACCTTTCAATTCCTCTAAAGCCAATATGTAGTGAAAATTGTAAAGGATTATGCGAAATATGTGGGGTTAACTTAAACATCAAGTCATGTGGGTGTGAATTGAAAGCTAAAAATCATTTTTTTGATAAGATTAAATTAAACATTAAATAGAGAGGAGATAATGGCAAACCCTAAAAGACGTCATTCTCATTCAAGAAAAGGAAAAAGAAGAAGCCATGATCATTTAAAGATACCATCCTTTTCTATCTGCCCCCATTGTGGAACCCCAAAACTTCCTCATCGGGTTTGTCCTTCCTGTGGATTTTATAAAGGAAGACAGACAATCGAAGGTGAGGAGGAATAATTTAATTTAAAATGAAAATTGCTTTGGATGCAATGGGAGGAGATAGAGCACCTTCTGCAATCATTGAAGGTGCTGTAAAAGCTTCCCGTGAATTGAACGTAGATATAATTCTTGTGGGTGTGGAAGATATTATTAAAGAGGAATTGAAGCGACTTAATGATAGAAGTTCAAAGATTGAAATAGTTCATTCTCCTGAAGTTATAAAAATGGAGGAAAGTGTGTTTCAAGCATTAAGGCTTAAAAAAAGTTCTTCGATTAAAAAAGCCGTTCAACTTGTTAAAGAGGGAAATGCTAATGGTGTGGTAAGCGCTGGAAATACAGGAGCTGTAATGGCTCTTTCAAAAGCTATCCTCGGACCGGTCGAAGGAGTTGAGAGGCCTGCTCTTGCTATTATAGTTCCAACTTTAAAGGGGTTCTCGATACTGATGGATGTAGGAGCAAATGTGGATTGTAAGCCAAGACATTTAAAACAGTTTGCATTGATGGGAAAAATTTTCATGGAACAGATTTTTGGAAAGGAAAACCCTAAAATTGGCCTTGTAAACATTGGCGAGGAAGAGGGGAAAGGAAATGAGCTTATTAAAGAAACTTTTAAAGAACTGAGAAATTCGAATTTGAATTTTATCGGGAATATAGAAGGAAGAGCTATATATCAAGGAGTTGCAGATGTTATTATCAGTGATGGGTTCACTGGAAATGTTGCTCTCAAAGTTACTGAAGGAGTTGTAGAAGTGCTTTTCTCGATGTTAAAAGGAGAGGTGAGCAGAAACCTTATTGCAAAATTAGGGTTTTTGTTGATGAACAGAGCCCTAAAGAAATTTAAGAAAAAAGTAGATTATTCAGAATACGGAGGGGGGCTTTTGCTAGGTATAAATGGAGTGGCTGTTATTGGTCATGGAAGATCCGGTCCTGAAGCGATAAAAAATGCAATAAGAGTGGCAAAGAATTTTATTTATAGAAAGGTGCAGGAAAGAATCAGTTTTGAAATACTTAAACTCAAAGAAGATTTTAGAAAGATTTAGTGATGAGGTTTAAAGAAAAGGTAAGTATAGTTACGGGCGCTGCTCAGGGAATTGGAAAAGAGATAGCTGTTTCACTGGCACAAGAAGGTGCATCATTGGCTCTTGTTGATATGAATCGCCATAAACTTTTTGAGACCGTTGAGGAAATCAAAAAAATGAATGGAGATGCGGAAGCATTTGTTACTGATGTATCGAAAAAAGAAGAGGTGGAAAAAACTGTGAATGAAATTGAGCAGAAATTTAATAAAATCGATCATCTTGTAAATAATGCTGGAATTACAAAGGATAACCTTTTACTGAGAATGAGCGAAGATGAATGGGATAAAGTTCTGGATGTGAATTTAAAAGGAACCTTTCTGTTTACTAAAAGTGTTTTAAAATATATGTTAAAAAACAGATATGGAAAGATAGTTAGCATATCTTCAGTTGTGGGGATAATAGGAAATGCCGGTCAGGCAAATTATTCTGCTTCGAAAGCAGGAATAATAGGGTTTTCCCGATCTTTAGCCAGAGAGGTCTCCTCTAAAGGAATAAATGTAAATGTAGTCGCACCTGGGTATATAGAGACAGAGATGACAAAATCCCTGCCTGATTCGATTAAAGAAACATTTTTTAATTTGATTCCAATGAAAAGGTTTGGAACCCCTAAAGAAGTCGCAAATGTGGTTCTTTTTCTTCTTTCCGATGAATCGATATACATTAATGGTGAGGTTATTCATGTGAATGGTGGACTTTTTATGGGATAGATCAAATCATTTTTAGGAGGAATAAATGGATAGGAATGAAATTTTTTCTAAAGTAAAAGAAGTGATCGTTGAAAAATTGAAAGTTAAAGAAGAACAGGTAACAGAAGATGCTTCATTTATAGAT includes:
- a CDS encoding endonuclease V; the protein is MEEFIIPKSYKDAIEVQEKLAPRVKIVKFKRKIEHVGGADVSYSKHNKSIGIIAILNLDTLKMVEFKTSTQPISFPYIPGLLSFREIPCLLNAFKKLHILPDLLIVDGNGIAHPRKIGIASHMGILLNIPTIGCAKKPFYPTEIPENYIGAFKYMKNKKEEIVGVSLRTRENVKPVYISPGHLINFEESIEIILKVSRFRIPEPLRFAHTIGKNLNL
- a CDS encoding DUF177 domain-containing protein; amino-acid sequence: MRVNILDIPNEGLEIVQEFKFEDFMLLEKNSYFLGPAQVKIKITKKAEKAIIEGQIFTQISLICSRCLSDYTMEINSSFNLVYYPMEQFLSEELKEKELREKDLESLYYRNNELNIDSIILEQINLSIPLKPICSENCKGLCEICGVNLNIKSCGCELKAKNHFFDKIKLNIK
- the rpmF gene encoding 50S ribosomal protein L32, which encodes MANPKRRHSHSRKGKRRSHDHLKIPSFSICPHCGTPKLPHRVCPSCGFYKGRQTIEGEEE
- the plsX gene encoding phosphate acyltransferase PlsX codes for the protein MKIALDAMGGDRAPSAIIEGAVKASRELNVDIILVGVEDIIKEELKRLNDRSSKIEIVHSPEVIKMEESVFQALRLKKSSSIKKAVQLVKEGNANGVVSAGNTGAVMALSKAILGPVEGVERPALAIIVPTLKGFSILMDVGANVDCKPRHLKQFALMGKIFMEQIFGKENPKIGLVNIGEEEGKGNELIKETFKELRNSNLNFIGNIEGRAIYQGVADVIISDGFTGNVALKVTEGVVEVLFSMLKGEVSRNLIAKLGFLLMNRALKKFKKKVDYSEYGGGLLLGINGVAVIGHGRSGPEAIKNAIRVAKNFIYRKVQERISFEILKLKEDFRKI
- the fabG gene encoding 3-oxoacyl-[acyl-carrier-protein] reductase: MRFKEKVSIVTGAAQGIGKEIAVSLAQEGASLALVDMNRHKLFETVEEIKKMNGDAEAFVTDVSKKEEVEKTVNEIEQKFNKIDHLVNNAGITKDNLLLRMSEDEWDKVLDVNLKGTFLFTKSVLKYMLKNRYGKIVSISSVVGIIGNAGQANYSASKAGIIGFSRSLAREVSSKGINVNVVAPGYIETEMTKSLPDSIKETFFNLIPMKRFGTPKEVANVVLFLLSDESIYINGEVIHVNGGLFMG